Proteins from one Vicinamibacterales bacterium genomic window:
- the leuC gene encoding 3-isopropylmalate dehydratase large subunit, producing the protein MAATLFDKVWAAHEVRRLPTGQSQLFIGLHLIHEVTTPQAFDMLRARGLGVAMPERTIATVDHIVPTLDQRRPFVDLMAEDMLSALERNCREHGIRLLGIDSGHQGIVHVIGPELGLTQPGMTIACGDSHTSTHGAFGAVAFGIGTSQVRDVLASQCLAMEPLKVRRIDVKGRLGRGVYAKDVILEIIRRLGVKGGAGYAYEYGGDAVDRMSMDERMTICNMSIEGGARVGYVNPDETTFDYLRGRQYAPQGDAFDRATSWWKSIASDPDARYDDRVELDAASIQPTVTWGINPGQSVAIGERLPEQADAEALAFMGFQPGQPMKGTRIDVAFVGSCTNARLSDLREAARIVRGQHVASHVKALVVPGSQAVRAAAEREGLDRVFLDAGFEWRGAGCSMCLAMNPDRLQGREICASSSNRNFKGRQGSPTGRTLLMSPAMVAAAAIAGELVDVREFAPAELVHGR; encoded by the coding sequence ATGGCGGCCACCTTGTTCGACAAAGTGTGGGCGGCGCACGAAGTGCGGCGGCTCCCGACCGGCCAGAGCCAACTGTTCATCGGCCTGCACCTCATTCACGAAGTCACCACGCCTCAGGCGTTCGACATGCTGCGCGCGCGGGGGCTCGGCGTGGCGATGCCGGAGCGGACGATCGCGACCGTCGACCACATCGTGCCGACGCTCGATCAGCGGCGCCCGTTCGTCGACCTCATGGCCGAAGACATGCTCTCCGCCCTCGAGCGGAACTGCCGCGAGCACGGCATCAGGCTGCTCGGCATCGACAGCGGCCACCAGGGCATCGTCCACGTGATCGGCCCCGAGCTGGGGCTCACGCAGCCGGGCATGACCATCGCCTGCGGCGACAGTCACACCTCCACCCACGGCGCGTTCGGCGCGGTGGCGTTCGGCATCGGCACGTCGCAGGTGCGCGACGTTCTCGCATCCCAGTGCCTCGCGATGGAGCCGCTGAAAGTGCGCCGCATCGACGTGAAAGGGCGCCTGGGGCGCGGCGTCTACGCCAAGGACGTGATTCTCGAGATCATCCGCCGCCTCGGCGTGAAGGGGGGCGCGGGGTACGCGTACGAGTACGGCGGGGACGCCGTCGATCGCATGTCGATGGACGAGCGGATGACGATCTGCAACATGTCGATCGAGGGTGGCGCCCGCGTCGGCTACGTCAACCCGGACGAGACCACCTTCGACTACCTGCGCGGACGGCAGTACGCCCCGCAAGGGGATGCGTTCGATCGGGCGACGTCGTGGTGGAAGTCGATCGCGTCCGATCCCGACGCGCGCTATGACGATCGCGTGGAGCTCGACGCCGCGTCGATCCAGCCGACCGTCACCTGGGGGATCAACCCGGGTCAGTCGGTCGCGATCGGCGAACGGCTGCCGGAACAGGCGGACGCGGAGGCGCTCGCCTTCATGGGCTTCCAACCCGGCCAGCCGATGAAGGGCACGAGGATCGACGTCGCGTTCGTCGGCTCGTGCACCAACGCCAGGCTCTCGGACCTCCGCGAGGCGGCTCGGATCGTCCGGGGGCAGCACGTCGCCTCGCACGTGAAAGCGCTGGTCGTTCCCGGCTCCCAGGCGGTTCGCGCCGCGGCGGAGCGCGAGGGGCTGGATCGCGTGTTCCTCGACGCCGGCTTCGAGTGGCGCGGCGCCGGCTGCTCGATGTGCCTGGCGATGAACCCCGATCGACTCCAGGGGCGCGAGATCTGCGCGTCCTCTTCGAATCGCAACTTCAAGGGACGGCAGGGCAGTCCAACCGGCCGCACGCTGCTGATGAGCCCGGCGATGGTTGCCGCCGCGGCCATCGCCGGCGAGCTGGTCGACGTCCGGGAGTTCGCGCCCGCGGAGCTCGTGCATGGCCGTTGA
- a CDS encoding LysR family transcriptional regulator: protein MQLADLAAFLAVASDRSFSAAARRLNRTQPAISQAVRRVEDELGERLFDRSSRDGTLTEAGQLLQDYAQRLLGLASEAQTAVQELQQMRRGRVIIGANEAAVHTLLPHVERFASLHPQVAVEVRRVPSRQIAGAILDRSIDFGVLTFQPTDRGVQTIPLGGDDIVLLTSPKHPLASRRRVTIEEVGRQIVIAHNDPSPTRDRVLRAYERRHTSINIQISLPSLDGIKRAVEMGIGVALLPRRCALTEIARGHLVAVKVPELGAPRQVRLVFRRTGERSRAAEAFLEVVRAGG, encoded by the coding sequence ATGCAGCTCGCCGACCTCGCCGCTTTCCTCGCCGTGGCCTCGGATCGGAGCTTTTCGGCCGCGGCCCGGCGCCTGAACCGCACCCAGCCCGCCATCAGCCAGGCGGTCCGCCGCGTCGAAGACGAGCTCGGGGAGCGGTTGTTCGACCGCTCCTCCCGCGACGGGACCCTGACGGAGGCCGGCCAGCTGCTCCAGGATTACGCCCAGCGGCTGCTGGGACTGGCCAGCGAGGCGCAGACCGCGGTCCAGGAGCTGCAGCAGATGCGCCGCGGCCGGGTCATCATCGGCGCCAACGAGGCGGCGGTACACACGCTGCTGCCGCACGTGGAGCGCTTCGCGTCGCTGCACCCGCAGGTCGCCGTCGAGGTGCGTCGCGTCCCGTCGCGTCAGATCGCCGGCGCCATCCTCGACCGCAGCATCGACTTCGGCGTGCTCACCTTCCAGCCGACCGATCGCGGCGTGCAGACCATTCCGCTCGGCGGCGACGACATCGTCCTGCTGACCTCGCCCAAGCATCCGCTGGCCAGCCGCCGCCGCGTGACCATCGAGGAGGTCGGCCGCCAGATCGTCATCGCGCACAACGATCCGTCGCCGACGCGCGACCGCGTGCTGCGCGCCTACGAGCGGCGGCATACGTCGATCAACATCCAGATCTCGCTGCCGAGCCTCGACGGGATCAAGCGCGCGGTGGAGATGGGGATCGGGGTCGCGCTGCTGCCGCGGCGCTGCGCGCTGACCGAGATCGCGCGCGGTCATCTCGTCGCGGTGAAGGTGCCCGAGCTCGGGGCGCCGCGGCAGGTGCGTCTGGTGTTCAGGCGGACCGGCGAACGCAGCCGGGCCGCCGAGGCGTTTCTGGAAGTGGTGCGCGCCGGCGGTTAG
- a CDS encoding 3-isopropylmalate dehydratase small subunit, translated as MAVERIREIRGTAIPVRGDDIDTDRIIPARFLKSITFEGLEAHLFEDDRQQLGGAHPVSNPAYADAAVMLVNANFGCGSSREHAPQAIRRRGIRVVIGQSFSEIFFGNSIALGMPCPTASAEAMQAMMAVAERDPSTPFTVDLQSMRVTAAGQSFAIALPPSAREAFLDGSWDATGLLLDDFAAVRAVAARLPYVAGGW; from the coding sequence ATGGCCGTTGAGCGCATCCGCGAGATTCGCGGCACCGCGATCCCGGTGCGCGGCGACGACATCGACACCGATCGCATCATCCCGGCGCGCTTCCTGAAGTCGATCACCTTCGAGGGGCTCGAGGCCCACCTCTTCGAAGACGACCGCCAGCAGCTGGGGGGCGCACATCCCGTGTCCAATCCAGCCTATGCCGATGCCGCCGTCATGCTGGTGAACGCCAACTTCGGCTGCGGATCGTCGCGCGAGCATGCGCCGCAGGCCATTCGCCGCCGCGGGATTCGCGTCGTGATCGGGCAGTCGTTCTCCGAGATCTTCTTCGGCAACTCGATCGCCCTCGGCATGCCGTGTCCGACGGCATCCGCCGAGGCGATGCAGGCGATGATGGCCGTCGCGGAACGCGATCCGTCGACCCCGTTCACCGTCGATCTGCAGTCGATGCGCGTCACGGCCGCGGGGCAGTCGTTCGCGATTGCGCTCCCTCCCTCGGCCCGCGAGGCGTTTCTCGACGGCAGCTGGGACGCGACCGGGCTGCTGCTGGACGACTTCGCCGCCGTGCGGGCGGTGGCGGCCCGCCTGCCGTACGTGGCAGGCGGCTGGTAA
- a CDS encoding glycosyltransferase family 39 protein produces MANTARLPWRELWNRLPLDNLPLGYLALKGWSAVFGESEFALRALSALCYAAAAVLAGLAAGRIAGAAAGIGAALLMASSDRLGLEHAATVRSYALLAFIAALALWQTVRLIDDASRVSRVRLALLCLTHLAGAFTHPTYVLLAASYSLGGLLAAPRQRLAAAAPLAAIAVYLALWAPVLIATVRLGTTRWMQAPSPHDLYNAGALIWGLRPAIVVAILAAGVIAVRRAALARLFSNPAARWVAFSTATAWALPVALSVWKPVFEASRTPLMLLPATCVAIAAVLARGSRVALAAGVLVCAAAATYRIGARPHVDPAPSRATIAALLSRTACGDVVIAPGVSATTAEYYFRRLGAPPCVQLVAFPRDAYDVFADWPGRLGNPAIRSRLEREADSVARGAAAGRRAIWLIGLSTWETREATAIVESALQQVAECGDPEPARGAFIDSVRRCRPR; encoded by the coding sequence ATGGCGAACACCGCACGCCTGCCGTGGCGTGAGTTGTGGAACCGGCTCCCCCTCGACAATCTCCCGCTCGGATACCTCGCACTCAAGGGCTGGTCCGCCGTGTTCGGCGAATCGGAGTTCGCGCTGCGCGCGCTCTCGGCGTTGTGCTACGCGGCCGCCGCCGTTCTCGCCGGCCTGGCCGCCGGCCGCATCGCCGGAGCTGCAGCGGGGATCGGCGCGGCGCTGCTCATGGCGTCGAGCGATCGCCTCGGGCTCGAACACGCCGCGACCGTGCGGTCGTACGCACTCCTGGCCTTCATCGCCGCCCTGGCGCTGTGGCAAACGGTACGGTTGATCGACGACGCGTCTCGCGTGTCGCGGGTTCGCCTCGCGCTCCTGTGTCTGACCCACCTCGCGGGGGCGTTCACGCATCCAACCTACGTGCTGCTTGCCGCGAGCTATTCCCTTGGTGGGTTGCTGGCGGCGCCGCGCCAGCGCCTCGCGGCCGCGGCGCCGCTCGCCGCGATTGCCGTCTATCTCGCGCTCTGGGCGCCGGTGCTGATCGCGACCGTCAGGCTCGGGACGACGAGGTGGATGCAGGCGCCGTCGCCGCACGATCTCTACAACGCGGGCGCCCTGATCTGGGGTCTGCGCCCCGCGATCGTCGTCGCGATTCTCGCCGCCGGCGTCATCGCCGTACGGCGCGCGGCGCTCGCGCGGCTGTTCAGCAACCCGGCGGCGCGTTGGGTTGCGTTCTCGACCGCGACGGCCTGGGCGCTGCCGGTGGCGCTGTCGGTCTGGAAGCCGGTGTTCGAGGCGAGCCGAACACCGCTGATGCTGCTGCCGGCGACCTGCGTGGCGATCGCCGCCGTCCTCGCCCGCGGCAGCCGCGTGGCGCTCGCGGCCGGCGTTCTGGTATGTGCGGCCGCCGCGACGTACCGCATCGGCGCGCGGCCGCACGTCGATCCCGCCCCGAGCCGCGCCACGATCGCGGCCCTGCTGTCCCGAACGGCATGCGGCGACGTCGTGATCGCTCCCGGTGTGTCGGCGACGACGGCGGAGTACTACTTCCGGCGGCTCGGGGCGCCGCCGTGCGTGCAGCTCGTCGCGTTCCCGCGCGATGCCTACGACGTCTTTGCGGACTGGCCCGGACGGCTGGGCAACCCAGCGATCCGCAGCCGTCTCGAGAGGGAGGCCGATTCAGTCGCGCGCGGCGCGGCTGCCGGGCGCCGTGCGATATGGCTGATCGGACTCTCGACGTGGGAAACGCGTGAAGCCACGGCCATCGTCGAATCGGCGCTGCAGCAGGTGGCGGAGTGCGGCGATCCCGAACCGGCGCGAGGCGCGTTCATCGACAGCGTCCGGCGCTGCCGGCCGCGCTAA
- the gyrA gene encoding DNA gyrase subunit A, which yields MSDLTTKVPVNIEDEMKRSYMDYAMSVIIGRALPDARDGLKPAHRRVLYGMRTMGLSSTRAYRKCAKIVGEVMGNYHPHGDASIYDTLVRLAQDFNMRYLLVDGQGNFGSVDGDPPAAMRYTEARPEAMAEAMMADLDKETVDFVPNYDETTEEPTVLPTTFPNLLVNGSAGIAVGMATNIPPHNMREVIDGCLAAIEQRAQPRETRKKAILRAVSGPDFPTGGIIVGRTGIFQAYTEGRGSITVRARVTTEESKKGDKTSLVVTEIPYQVNKKRLLENIAELHRDKTVEGIADLRDESDRDGMRIVVELKRGEVPEVVLNNLYKHTQLQTTFGIIMLAIAGGRPRVMPLLDIIEHFVEFRREVVRRRTEFELRKAEARAHILEGLKIALDHLDEVIRLIRGSKSPAEARDGLIGQFGLSQVQAQAILDMQLQRLTGLERQKILDELLELMKTIERLRAILSSEELLIQLVVGELQAVRDKFGDERRTEIIDESGELRIEDLIADEDMAITVTSTGYIKRTPISTYRAQRRGGKGRIGMRTREEDYVSHLFVASTHAYIMIFTDRGRAYWLKVHEVPDVGPGGKGKAIVNLVQFESPDEKIAALLAVKDFPEQDDQQYVVMGTRKGTIKKTDLTAFSNPRPSGIIAIGIEEGDAVIAVEISDGKEQIFIGTRDGMAIRFDETDVRAMGRTAYGVRGITLREGDEVVAMEVVREGGTVLTVAQNGYGKRTGLDEYRLQSRGGVGIINIQTSDRNGKVVGIAYVHDDDELMLISQQGMILRMKAGDIRVIGRATQGVRLIEMEEGDAVVSVAKLAEREEPEEGTEEGTEEGTVS from the coding sequence ATGAGCGATCTCACCACCAAAGTACCGGTCAACATCGAAGACGAGATGAAGCGCTCGTACATGGATTACGCGATGAGCGTAATCATCGGACGAGCGCTGCCCGACGCCCGCGACGGCCTGAAGCCGGCGCACCGCCGCGTGCTCTACGGCATGCGGACGATGGGGCTGTCGAGCACCCGCGCCTACCGCAAGTGCGCCAAGATCGTCGGCGAGGTGATGGGCAACTACCATCCCCACGGCGACGCCTCGATCTACGACACGCTGGTCCGCCTCGCGCAGGACTTCAACATGCGCTATCTCCTGGTCGACGGCCAGGGGAACTTCGGCTCGGTCGACGGCGATCCGCCGGCGGCGATGCGCTACACCGAGGCGCGCCCCGAGGCGATGGCCGAGGCGATGATGGCGGATCTCGACAAGGAGACCGTCGACTTCGTCCCCAACTACGACGAGACCACCGAAGAACCGACCGTCCTGCCGACGACGTTTCCGAACCTGCTGGTGAACGGCTCGGCGGGAATTGCCGTCGGGATGGCGACCAACATCCCGCCGCACAACATGCGCGAGGTGATCGACGGCTGCCTCGCCGCCATCGAGCAGCGGGCGCAGCCGCGCGAGACGCGCAAGAAGGCGATCCTGCGCGCCGTTTCGGGCCCCGATTTCCCGACCGGCGGCATCATCGTCGGCCGCACCGGCATCTTCCAGGCCTATACCGAGGGACGCGGCTCGATCACCGTCCGGGCGCGGGTCACCACCGAGGAATCGAAGAAGGGGGACAAGACGTCCCTGGTCGTCACCGAGATTCCGTATCAGGTGAACAAGAAGCGGCTGCTCGAGAACATCGCCGAGCTGCACCGCGACAAGACCGTCGAGGGCATCGCCGATCTGCGCGACGAATCCGATCGCGACGGCATGCGCATCGTCGTCGAGCTGAAGCGCGGCGAGGTGCCGGAGGTCGTGCTCAACAACCTCTACAAGCACACCCAGCTGCAGACCACCTTCGGCATCATCATGCTGGCGATCGCCGGCGGCCGCCCGCGAGTGATGCCGCTGCTCGACATCATCGAGCACTTCGTCGAGTTCCGCCGCGAAGTCGTCAGGCGGCGGACCGAGTTCGAGCTGCGCAAGGCGGAAGCGCGCGCCCACATCCTCGAAGGGCTGAAGATCGCGCTCGATCACCTCGACGAGGTGATCAGGCTGATCCGCGGATCGAAGAGCCCTGCCGAAGCGCGCGACGGGCTGATCGGCCAGTTCGGCCTGTCCCAGGTGCAGGCCCAGGCGATCCTCGACATGCAGCTGCAGCGCCTCACCGGCCTGGAGCGCCAGAAGATCCTCGACGAGCTGCTCGAGCTGATGAAGACGATCGAGCGGCTGCGCGCGATCCTCTCGAGCGAGGAGCTGCTGATTCAGCTCGTCGTCGGCGAGCTGCAGGCGGTGCGCGACAAGTTCGGCGACGAGCGCCGCACCGAGATCATCGACGAGAGCGGCGAGCTGCGGATCGAAGACCTGATCGCCGACGAAGACATGGCGATCACGGTCACCAGCACCGGCTACATCAAGCGCACCCCGATCTCGACCTATCGCGCGCAACGGCGCGGCGGCAAGGGGCGGATCGGCATGCGCACGCGCGAAGAGGACTACGTCAGCCACCTGTTCGTCGCCTCGACGCACGCCTACATCATGATCTTCACCGACCGCGGCCGCGCCTACTGGCTGAAGGTCCACGAAGTGCCGGACGTCGGCCCCGGCGGCAAGGGGAAGGCGATCGTCAACCTGGTGCAGTTCGAATCGCCGGACGAGAAGATCGCGGCGCTGCTCGCCGTCAAGGACTTTCCCGAGCAGGACGATCAGCAGTACGTCGTCATGGGGACCCGCAAGGGCACGATCAAGAAGACCGATCTGACCGCGTTCAGCAATCCGCGCCCGAGCGGCATCATCGCCATCGGGATCGAGGAAGGGGACGCCGTCATCGCCGTCGAGATCTCGGACGGCAAGGAACAGATCTTCATCGGCACCCGCGACGGCATGGCGATCCGCTTCGACGAGACCGACGTGCGCGCGATGGGCCGCACCGCCTACGGCGTCCGCGGCATCACGCTGCGCGAGGGGGACGAAGTGGTGGCGATGGAGGTCGTCCGCGAGGGAGGCACCGTCCTCACCGTCGCGCAGAACGGCTACGGCAAGCGCACCGGCCTCGACGAGTACCGCCTGCAGTCGCGCGGCGGGGTCGGCATCATCAACATCCAGACCTCCGACCGCAACGGCAAGGTGGTCGGCATCGCCTACGTGCACGACGACGACGAGCTGATGCTGATCTCGCAGCAGGGCATGATCCTGCGCATGAAGGCCGGGGACATCCGGGTCATCGGCCGCGCGACGCAGGGGGTGCGGCTGATCGAGATGGAGGAGGGAGACGCGGTCGTCTCGGTCGCGAAACTCGCCGAACGGGAGGAACCGGAGGAGGGAACGGAGGAGGGAACGGAGGAGGGAACGGTTTCTTGA
- a CDS encoding UvrD-helicase domain-containing protein, giving the protein MTFLDKLNPEQREAVLHTDGPLLILAGAGSGKTRVITFRIAYLIGNGHARADEVLAVTFTNKAAGEMRERVEAVLGDDANGVWLSTFHSLCARLLRREAPHIGLSRDFVIYDSSDQVSVVKQASRELGIDDKLVPPRVALSRISQAKNRMEGPDSLRGAWNLRDEQIARIYEKYLTALRESNALDFDDLLLKTVELFETSAQVRERYGRKFKYVMVDEYQDTNRPQYMLIKRLAESHRNLAVVGDPDQSIYKWRGADLRNILDFETDFGDARIVRLEQNYRSTQVILDAATAVIQQNRNRKDKRLWTDRKGGRKIVYFRGGDELEEADFITRSIKQARAEDVDTMMAVLYRTNAQSRAIEDQLMRESIPYKIIGGVRFYERKEIKDALAYLKLIINPHDDVSLRRVINVPARGVGKGVMDSLQAIDPDRIAADAPPLLAAGLAEVSSARSLWARLVYAVDENKLASRAVASLRAFRDLIVGLAHDAATDSVSIAIGKMLDRSGYLKDLRDENTEEANERTENLMELVSAARDYESHDAEASLGGFVDRLSLLSEADEEQGTKNARVWLMSMHAAKGLEFPVVFIAGMEENLFPHSRSSEDQDELEEERRLFYVGMTRAESRLFLTGAARRRFFGEYQSTEPSRFLDEVPAELVERITPAYSSSQTSFAHAHYEFRTNPYGRGGRPARFKEEAPRYEDEDQSVTGVRVGMRVRHAQFGVGTVLAVEEHTDDYKITVRFNSVGQKKLLARFAKLEPA; this is encoded by the coding sequence ATGACCTTCCTCGACAAGCTCAACCCGGAACAGCGCGAAGCCGTGCTGCACACCGACGGTCCGTTGCTGATCCTCGCCGGCGCCGGTTCCGGCAAGACCCGGGTGATCACGTTCCGCATCGCTTACCTGATCGGCAACGGCCACGCCCGCGCGGACGAGGTGCTCGCGGTCACGTTCACCAACAAGGCCGCGGGGGAAATGCGCGAGCGCGTGGAAGCGGTGCTCGGCGACGACGCCAACGGCGTGTGGCTGTCGACGTTCCACTCGTTGTGCGCCAGGCTGCTGCGCCGTGAAGCGCCGCACATCGGGCTCTCGCGCGACTTCGTCATCTACGACTCGTCGGACCAGGTGTCGGTCGTGAAGCAGGCGTCGCGCGAGCTCGGCATCGACGACAAGCTGGTGCCGCCGCGGGTCGCGCTGTCGCGGATCAGCCAGGCGAAGAACCGGATGGAAGGCCCGGATTCGCTGCGCGGCGCGTGGAACCTGCGCGACGAACAGATTGCGCGCATCTACGAGAAGTACCTGACCGCGCTCCGCGAGAGCAACGCGCTCGACTTCGACGACCTGCTGCTGAAGACCGTCGAGCTGTTCGAGACGTCGGCGCAGGTGCGGGAGCGCTACGGCCGGAAGTTCAAGTACGTGATGGTCGACGAGTACCAGGACACCAACCGGCCGCAGTACATGCTCATCAAGCGCCTCGCCGAGTCGCACCGCAATCTCGCGGTCGTCGGCGACCCGGACCAGTCGATCTACAAGTGGCGCGGCGCCGACCTGCGCAACATCCTGGACTTCGAAACCGATTTCGGTGACGCCAGGATCGTCCGTCTGGAGCAGAACTACCGCTCGACGCAGGTCATCCTCGATGCCGCCACCGCGGTCATTCAGCAGAACCGCAACCGCAAGGACAAGCGGCTATGGACGGATCGCAAGGGCGGCCGCAAGATCGTCTACTTCCGCGGCGGCGACGAACTGGAAGAGGCCGACTTCATCACCAGATCGATCAAGCAGGCCCGGGCCGAGGACGTCGACACGATGATGGCGGTGCTCTACCGCACCAACGCGCAGTCGCGCGCCATCGAAGATCAGCTGATGCGGGAGTCGATCCCGTACAAAATCATCGGCGGCGTCCGCTTCTACGAGCGGAAGGAGATCAAGGACGCCCTCGCCTACCTGAAGCTGATCATCAATCCGCACGACGACGTGAGCCTGCGGAGGGTGATCAACGTGCCGGCGCGCGGCGTCGGCAAGGGGGTCATGGACTCGCTCCAGGCGATCGACCCGGACCGGATCGCCGCAGACGCGCCGCCGCTGCTCGCCGCCGGGCTCGCCGAGGTCAGCTCCGCGCGGTCGCTGTGGGCAAGGCTGGTCTACGCGGTCGACGAGAACAAGCTGGCCAGCCGCGCCGTCGCGTCCCTCCGGGCCTTCAGGGATCTCATCGTCGGCCTCGCGCACGACGCCGCGACCGACTCGGTGTCGATTGCCATCGGGAAGATGCTGGACCGCTCGGGCTACCTGAAGGACCTGCGCGACGAGAACACCGAGGAAGCGAACGAGCGGACGGAGAACCTGATGGAGCTCGTCTCCGCGGCACGCGATTACGAGTCCCACGACGCCGAGGCGTCGCTGGGCGGATTCGTCGATCGGTTGTCGCTGCTGTCGGAAGCGGACGAGGAGCAGGGGACCAAGAACGCGCGCGTCTGGCTGATGTCGATGCACGCCGCCAAGGGGCTCGAGTTCCCCGTCGTGTTCATCGCGGGGATGGAGGAGAACCTGTTCCCGCATTCCCGGTCGTCCGAGGACCAGGACGAACTCGAGGAGGAGCGGCGGCTCTTCTACGTCGGCATGACCCGCGCCGAGAGCCGGCTGTTCCTGACCGGGGCGGCGCGCCGGCGGTTCTTCGGCGAATACCAGTCGACCGAGCCGTCGCGGTTCCTGGACGAAGTGCCCGCCGAGCTGGTCGAGCGCATCACGCCGGCGTATTCATCGAGCCAGACCAGTTTTGCGCACGCGCACTACGAGTTCAGGACCAACCCGTACGGCCGCGGCGGGCGGCCCGCCCGCTTCAAGGAGGAGGCGCCGCGCTACGAGGACGAGGATCAGTCCGTCACCGGCGTCCGCGTCGGCATGCGGGTGCGGCACGCGCAATTCGGGGTGGGGACGGTGCTCGCGGTCGAGGAGCACACGGACGACTACAAGATCACCGTGCGCTTCAACTCAGTCGGGCAGAAGAAGCTGCTGGCCAGGTTCGCGAAACTGGAGCCCGCTTAG